The genomic DNA CGCCGTGGCGAACATCTGCTGACATTAGATCACCCTTACCGCTGGCCCCATCGTCGTCTTGACATATACTGACTTCAGGTTGCGACGACCATCTTTCAGGGTCTGCTCCAGCTTTGTGATTACAGACTCTATGTTCTCTGCAAGCTGCCTGGCGTCCATATCTCTCCTGCCCACAGCTATGTGGAATGTTGGCCTGTCTCTGGACCTTATCCTGACGATGTTCTTAAGTCTCGAGATCATCTGAGCGACATCCGCATTGGGTGGAAGTGGCGTGGGCATCTTTCCCCTTTTGCCGAGAATGGGTCCGAGTGTCTTACCGATAACTGGCATGAACTGCGTCTCGGCTATGAAGAAATCGTATTCATCCGCCAGCTTTCTTGCGTTCTTCCTGTTCTCCCCCAGAAGCTTTAGCTCTTCTGGAGATATCACATAATCGGCGCCAGCGGCCTTTGCCTTTAGCGCAGTATCTCCAGCTGCGAAAACCGCGATTCTATTAGGCCTTCCACGTCCGTGCGGAAGTATAACCTCAGTATCGACCCTGTTGCCGGGCTGTGTGAGATCTATGTTATGGAGATTTATTGCAAGATCGACGCTCTCCTTGAAGCCCCTGGGCGGGGCCTCGGAGACCGCCTTTTTAACCGCCTCTTCGATATTCTCTTTCATTCAAATCATCCGTAGTCCACGACTTTTGGTCTTCTACGGCTCCACCAATCGCGATCTATGACTTTGCCTCAAAGAGGTGATCGTAGCTGCCAGACGCAAGCGCCTTCTGCACCTCTTTTGAGGTCAGACCATCAATCTTTATCCCCAAAGTGCCACATGTTCCCACGATCTCGCTGACTGCACTCTTCAGGTTGCTCGAGAGAAGATTCTTCCTCTTTATCTCTGCGACCTTTATCACCTGATCCATCGATATGTCACCAACGAAATTCTTCTTGTCGCCACTTCCCTTCTCAACACCTGCCTCCTTCAGCAAGAGCGCCGAGGTTGGAGGTGTGCCGACCTCTATCTCGAACTCGGTCCTGCTCTTCACAATTATCTTCACAGGAACCTGCATTCCGTTCAGGTCTTTGGTCAGCTCGTTTATCTTGGCGACGACTGCTGCTACATTGACACCTAGAGGTCCAAGCGCCGGGCCAAGAGGCGGTCCAGCAGTTGCCTTACCACCTGATACCAGCGCCTCGACGACATTAGCCAATATTGTTCACCTCTGAGTCTCTTCTTTGCTAAGGACTCTCACATGATCCCCTCTAACCGTTATTGGTATGGGCACCATGGCCTCGAAGAGCTCCACGGTTATCTCCTCCTTCGCTATATCGACCCGCTTCACCCTGGCCATCTCGCCCTTGAACGGTCCCGAGATCAGCTCCACAATGGCGCCCTCGCTTATGCCAACAACTGCGGGCTTCGGCGTCAGGAAGTGCTCTATTTCTGCAAAGCTGGATGCGCCTTTTATTACAGAGCGCGCATGTGGAACCCCCTGGATAGCCTGCTCCACTATCTCCGGGGCTGAAGCCTCCACCAATACGTATCCCTTCAGCACATCAGGAACTAGTATCGCCCGGATGTCCAGCTTCTCTTTCCTAGCCACCTGGGCGACCAGATTCGCGACCGCACGCTCCTGATTTGCTGTGGTCTTGACTACGTATATGCTGGTCTCGGACATCCTCAGTGTAGAGGAGAAACCATATATAAAAAGGTTTGTGACTGCTTTGGCACTCAAGGATGCCCAACTGCAGGATATCGTCCATGTCTGCTGCTGTCCCTATCACATCCCCTCCATGATATGCGCATAGCTTATATGCAATCGCATCTTCGCATACCTCGGAACATCGGTCGTGGGCTCGAATAACCGAATATGCTGTTAGGAATCGGCATGTAATGCGATGGCCCACATGAAATCCATAAGGTCGCATGCATCGGAGGTCAAGTGACACGAGTTACACGGCCAGAAGCTGTTTGATTACAGGCGCGAAGGAGGTCGCAGAGTTGGAGGAAGACCAGAGCGTGCTCGACCAGTTCGTCCCGTTCTGCCCGAAATGCGGGAACGAGTGCCTGCCCAAGGAGCTGCGGAGGGCTCTCGATGCCCAGAGCTGGAAGAAGATCATCGTTGAAACTATATATTATTGCCCCAGATGTGATAACTACTGGAGCGAAGGTCTGGTGGAAAAGGGCTATAAATGATCTATCTATACTATACAGATATGTTCATGGGCTACAGCTTCGGCCCTGAACACCCGCTGCAGCCTGCGCGGATCATGCTTACCTACAGGATGATCGAGGAGTACGGTTTCTTCCTAGGATACGACACAGAGGTTCAGATGCCGTACTATGCAAGCGAGGATGACCTCCTCATGGTCCACGATCCAGGGTATATCCAGGCGGTGAAGGAAGAACGGCCAGATCCAGCGCTTGGCCTGGACGAGCCCGACACTCCAGTATTCCCAGGCATCTACGACGCCAGCGCGTTGATCGCTGGAGCCAGCATTGAGGCCGCGAAGCGTGTTGCATCAGAGCCCTGTGTGGCGTTCAACCTCGCCGGCGGTCTCCATCACGCGTTTCCGGCCAGAGCAGCAGGATTCTGCGTTTTCAACGATTGCGCTCTCGGAATTCGCACACTGAGGAAGCGCTTCGACAGGGTTCTCTACATAGATATCGATGCTCATCACGGCGATGGTGTGCAGTACATCTTCTATGAGGATCCATCAGTACTGACTATATCCATCCACGAGTCTGGAAAGTACCTCTTTCCCGGAACTGGATTCGTGGACGAGATCGGCAGCGGCGATGGGTATGGGTACTCCGCGAACATACCGATGCCGCTGAATGCGGATGATGAATGCTACAGGTACGCCTTCGAGTCTGTCATCCCCGCGCTGTTCAGATGGTTCAAACCTGATGCAGTCGTCGCGCAGCTCGGCGTCGATACGCATTATGCAGATCCCCTTGCGAGCCTCGATCTGACGCTTGAAGGCTACGGCTATCTCGTTCGGAGGATAAAGGAGCTCACAGATGAGTATGCGGCCGGCAGGATGCTCGCCCTGGGCGGAGGCGGCTACAACCTGGAGGTCGTGCCGCTTGCATGGACGCTGGCATTCCAGACTTTGAGAGGGGAGAAGATGCCAGAGGAGCTCCCGAAGTGGTGGGTTGATGCGATAATGAAAATGATCGGAAGACCACCTATATCTCTTCCGGATCGACCAAAGAAGAAGAGCGATGTCCCAAGGGAGCTGATCGAGACCGTGGCAAACCTGAAAAGAAGGCTGACCATAATACACGGCGACATATTCTGAGCGTGAGGCCTGTCGATGGTGGTGGAAGGCTCGGTCAGGGTGAATACAGACGGGGTCTTCTACAATCCAAGAATGAAAACGAACAGGGACATCTGCGTCGCGATGGCATCGGAGCTCGGGGTAAATGAGTATCTGGATGCGTTCTCTGCCAGTGGCATACGCGGGATCAGAGTCAGAAAAGAGGCGGGTGTCGAGCGCGTCGTGATGAACGACATCAGCCCTTCAGCGTGCAGGCGCATCAGGGAGAACCTTGCCCTTAATGACATATCGGACTGTGAGGTGACATGCGAGAGCGCCAGTGCTCTCATGAGCAGGAGACGGTTTGAGGCGATCGATCTCGATCCATTCGGCTCCCCAGCCCAGTTTCTCGCTCCTGCAGCATCCTCCGCCAGATCGTATCTCTTCATAACAGCCACGGATACCGCTCCGCTCTGCGGGGCACATCTCAAAAGTGGTGTGAGGAAGTATCTCGCAGTTCCTCTGAATACCGAGTACCACAGGGAGATGGGTGTGCGGATCCTGATGGGAGCTGTAATACGGGAGATGGCGAGGGTGGACAGACGGGGCATACCTCTGCTCTCGTATGCCACAGAGCACTATGTTCGAGTGCATATGCGCATCAAAAAAGGTGCGCGTGAGGCTGATGAGGCACTTGAGTCTATGGGATACGTCGAGCACTGTTTCGGTTGTGGCGGCTGGAGTCTGAGAATGGGCATGGGCTGCAGATCCTCCGGCACATGCAGCTTCTGCGGGGGGAGAACGTGCACCGCAGGGCCTCTCTGGCTCGGCCCGCTGCATGATAAAGATCTGCTAAGAGCATCTCTGAAAAGGCTTGATCCTGAGAGCAGGGCCCACAGATTAGTATTACTATGCTCTGAGGAGATTGATGTGCCGTTCTACTATGATCATCATAAGATATGCAGGAGGCTGAGAATCACGCCTTCCAAGGTTGAAAAAGTCATATCGGATCTGCTTGAGCATGGCTACAGAGCTTCCAGGACTCACTTCAATGGAGTTGGTATAAAGACCGATGCCCCTATGGGGGATCTGATTTCTCTACTCGCCTGATGAGATGTTTGAGAATATGAAACTAGGTATTTCGTGATAATCTGCCAGATCCTCTCCGGAAACCATGAAATCTGGCAGGAAGATCTTCAGCCTATAATTGAGAACCTAAAAGTTAATAAGGAAGAAGGTATATGATAATGATAACTGTAGTGCTCCAAAGAGCATTGCAGGCAGATGTATATGTGGCACGAGGTCGCGTTTAACTACCCCCTTCATTGCTACTCCCTTTCGCATCTCGTGCCATCCCTTCTTCTTAAAGAGGTTGCATGCGTCTGCTGATATACTTCTTGCTTGGTGGGATCATCACAGCGCTCGTCGTCCATCTCGGCAGCTCGGGCCGCGGGACGCTCTCAGCGTTCATCGCCACGTTTCCAGTGCTCACAGCCCTCACATTCATACTGATATCCATGGAGGGAAGCAGCGCTGATTTCTGCGAGTATGCGAGAGGCCTTCTTATTTTCACGCCTGCCTGGATCGCATATGTACTGACTGTGCTGATCACCTTTGAACGCATTGGCGTTTGGCTATCAATAGCATTGGGTATGGTGGTATATGCAGTGGCGTCGTGGCTTCTGAGGGTTGCCATCATCCACTAATATTTATACTAATATTATATTTTGTTACTATTATTCTTTGCTTGTCACATTACTATCATCATTAATACCAACTTTCTTTTTCAGAAAAGAATAAATATCATGTATATGCAGCCTGTAGCCCATGAGGGTTGCTCTTGTCGGTGGTACAGGGGATATCGGTAATGGATTTGCGGTTCGCTGGGCCCCACATTATGATGTGATCATCGGGTCCAGAAAGGCGGAGCGGGCTCAGGAGAGCGCTGCTGAGCTCAGCAGATACATGAGGTCTCTGGGTATTGATGCGATGATGCATGGAACAGATAATGCAAACGCGATCATGGATGCAGAGGTAGTCGTTCTATGTGTTCCTCCAGAGAGCCTGGGCATGGTGACATTTGACTTAAAGGATTGCTACTCAAACCAGATCGTGATCTCGCCCGTTGTCCCCATGGCCCGCACGAACCACTTCGAGTACAGGCCGCCTCCTGAGGGATGTGCAGCGTTTTTTGTAAAGAGAGCACTGCCGGAGAGCGTGAGGATCGTCTCTGCATTTCACACGATACCGGCCAGATCTCTAATGGATGTGGAGAAGATTCTCCGGTTTGATGTGCCGATTTGTGGCGATGATAAAGCTGCAAAAGACGTTGTGGCGGAGATGTGCAGGAAGATCCGCGATCTCAGGCCACTTGATGCTGGCCCGCTGAGCGTATCTCATCAGGTAGAGGGGCTTACGCCGCTTCTGCTCAACATCGCGCGCCTGAACAAAATGCGACGCGTCGGCATACAGTTCGTCCAGGAGGAGTAACATCAGCAGACGTAGCCGGGGGAGCTTGGTCAGATGCATTTTTGCAATCCCCTCAACAAATCTGTTGGTGCACTCGTAGTGGCGACGCCTTCTGCAATCTCTCAAGCTGGTTTCCTCGCAGATATCCTCATGCTGCACACCGACTCTGAGAGATCGACTTTGGTGATGTTTGCGGGCAGGCACTCGACCGGGAAGGGTGACTCTCCGAGTATCGAGATTTCCTCAAACCCAGCGGATCGCATCGCATCGATGTACTCCTCCACAGTCACCGCACCTGCCAGGCATCCTACGTAGGCCTCTTTAGATCTCCTCACAGCCTCGGGGATCTCTCTTTTAAGGACAATATCTGATATGATCAGCCTGCCTCCAGGCTTCAGTACCCTGAAGGCCTCCCTGAAAACCCTGCGCTTGTCCGGAACGAGATTTATCACGCAGTTGGACATGATAACATCGACATAGTTGTCGGCAACCGGCAGGTTCTCCAGTTCTCCCTGCCTGAAGTCCACGTTCCTGTATCCGCCCTTTCGTGCGTTCTCCCTTGCCCTATCCACCATCTCGCTGGTCATGTCCACCCCTATGACCATCCCTTCGGGACCAACGGCTCTCGCCGCCAGGAAGCAGTCGAATCCAGCGCCTGATCCCATGTCAAGCACGTATTCTCCCCTCTTCAGGGATGCGATGGCCACAGGGTTCCCGCATCCCAGGCCCAGGTTCGATTCCGGAGGTGCTGAGAGCATCTCCTCATCTGTGTATCCGATTCTCCTGCTTATCTCAGCTGCAGATCCTGTTCCGCAGCATGATCCAGAGCAGCACGTTGCCTGCATTGCGATCCGCGAGTACCCGTCCCTCACAGCCTTCTTGATCTCTCTTTCTCCGAGCATGTCAAACATCTTCCGACCTTCAGTCTTTTATCCCTTTCTTTCCGGATTGCTCAAGATTCGCCCTGCGCTCCTTGCAGATGCTCCCCACATCGCTCCCAACAAATGGCGATCCTGCCTGGCAAGGCTTTTATCTCCGGCGATCCGCTTCTAACAGCCATGAGAGATTATGCCAAGATCGTTCCATGCCTCGATGTCAAGGTCGTGGACGGTGTCCCTTCTGTTGTCAAGGGTGTGAAGTTCGTGGATCTGAAGCATCAGGGCGACCCGGTTGCATTCGCACGGCGCTACCAGGAGCAGGGCGCCGACGAGCTTGTTTTTCTGGACATCACCGCCTCCCATGAGGGGAGAAAGACGATGGTCGATGTGGCCAGGAGGGTTGCGGATGCTGTTGATATCCCCTTTACTGTGGGAGGCGGAATCAGCAGCATTCAGGGTATAAAAGAGATACTCGATGCGGGCGCGGACAGGGTTGGGATCAACACAGCCGCGGTGAGGAATCCTGATCTAGTCAGGAGCGCAGCCCAGGCGTTCGGATCTGAGAGGATCACGGTCGCGGTTGACGCCAGGAGAAACGCTGAGATCATCCCGGGCGTGAACGTCTACGAGCTGGAGGACGGCAGCCGCGCATGGTTCGAGGTTGTGATCTATGGAGGGAGAGAGCCGACAGGAATAGATGCCATAGAGTGGTGTAGGAGGGTGGAGCGGCTCGGAGCAGGCGAGATACTGCCTACAAGCATGGACAGGGATGGCACGAACATCGGATACGATCTGCCGCTCACGAAGGCGATATGCGACGCGGTCGATGTTCCCGTCACTGCCAGCGGAGGAGCCTCCACGCCCCAGCATATACTGGAGGCGTTCACGGTAGGAGGCGCGGACAAGGCCCTCGCTGCAGGCATGTTCCACCGCGGGGAGTACACCGTTGGCCAGGTCAAGGACTACCTTAGAGCGAATGGACTACGTGTAGTATAGCTAAAACATCGAGATATGCTGGGTGATCGAGCAGCTGAATAAGGCCAGCAGAATTACAAAAGTCATTAAAGATATGCTGGGCCGCGGTCTCCGGCTTCCAGGCGAAAGAGGAAGCATCCGGATCACTCCAGCAGGCATTTTTCATCGAATGCACATTTTCATCGCATGCACAGTCGCCTGCCCCGGAAAATGCACAAAAATATATGACTACCAGCAAAAAAACAGAGACTGCGTGGTTCACAGAACCAGCAAACTCCTTGTGCAAAAGCTAAAGGTTTCTTCAGACCTTGTGGCCAATCGCGAAGCGGCGCATCACACGGTCGATCTGTATCCTTACCTGGTCCCCAACCTGGGTCTCCGGGACAAAGATAACGAAGCCTTCAACCCTTGCGATACCGTCCCCTTCACGGGCGATATCCTCGATCTTCACGTTGTACTCGCTGCCAACAGCCACTGGGGCAGAAGGAGCAGAGCCACGAGAAAATCCTTCCTCACTTCTAAACAATTCTTCACCGTCCTTAGCGAAAAACCACACAGAGTTTTTGCGCGTTCATAACTCTGAAACACTGGTATTAAAACCTTTTGCCTTGCTTGCTACGATCTGGATGTCACGATCTTCGCAAAATAAGTGCCGGGGGCGGGATTCGAGCCCGCGACTTCCAGATGACCCAGGCGCCTGTGGCTTACCCTATGAGTCTGGCGCCCTAACCAGCTAGGCCACCCCGGCCCGGAGAGAGCCCTCGTTCGAGATCTTAGATAAGGTTTGTGCTCAATGGATCACCACGATCCCAGTCGCTCGAATGAAGAACAAATAGCCGACATCGAGAATGTATGGCAGCGCACTTGAATCGCTGTATGGAATTTCAGGAATCAGATTTCAGTGTCACAACAGATCACGAATCCTGAGAGGCCAAACGCAGATCGGTTCGATGATGCAAGCAACAGAATGTTTCGATATATCTGTGAAGCATGCAAGGGCTGAGCGCTGCGGATCTCTGTGATTCCTGCGCATGATATACCTGGGATAAATTTTTCTCGATGAACTCAGAGCATCACGTGATGGAGCTTAGCATCTCTGGAACTGTCAGCGATACCCTTGCGGGAAGGACGGTGGCTCTGGGCGTCACCGGGAGCATCGCGGCCGTGAGGGTTGTCGACCTTGTGCGCGACCTCATCAGGCGCGGCGCAGATGTGCACTGCGTGATGTCTGAGGCGGCACAGAGGATACTGCATCCATATGCTCTTGAATATGCCAGTGGCAATCCGGTGATCACTGAGATAACCGGCCGTGTCGAGCACGTGGAGCTCTGTGGAGTTGAGGGTCGCGCGGATATGCTTCTAATAGCCCCTGCCACCGCGAACACGATAGGAAAGATCGCATGCGGCATAGATGATACGCCTGTCACGACCTTCGCCACCACCGCGATAGGGAGCGGAAAGCCGGTCGCTGTGGTGCCTGCGATGCACGAGGCGATGTACCGCCACCATGCTGTCGTCGAGAACCTGAATAGGCTCAGATCGATGGGAGTTGTGTGCATAGACCCCAGGATCGAGGAGTCTAAGGCGAAGATCGCTGAAAACTCACGGATAGTGGCTGAGGTTGAGCGGATTCTGGGACCGAGGGATCTCAGATCGAGGCGCATTCTTGTGACCAGCGGCGCAACCGCTGAGAGCATAGATCCGATCAGGATAATAACAAACCGTGCCTCAGGAAGAACCGGCGTGGAGATAGCGCGCGAGGCCTACAGGCGCGGCGCGGATGTGACGATCATCCACAGGGCCAGGCTGGGGCTGCCATTTAAGGAAATATACGTCGAAAGCGCTCAGGATACGCTTGACGCTGTTATGAAAGAGCTCTCAGGCGGGTACGATGCCCTCATAGGTGCAGCAGCCGTCGGCGACTTCACCGTGGACACAGAGCAGAGAAAGATCAAATCGAAGGAGGAGCTTGTTCTGAGACTCAAACCTGCCCCAAAGATACTGAGGTCTGTGCGCTCAATGTATCCAGATCTCACCATCATCGGGTTCAAGGCCGAGACATTCGTGAGCGATGAGGATCTGCTCAGGAGCGCTCGCGAATCCATGGACGCATCGCGCCTGGATCTCGTGATCGCGAATGATGTGGGTGCAGGTGGAATGGGAACTGACGATAACAGGGTTCTGATTTTGAGAT from Methanothrix thermoacetophila PT includes the following:
- a CDS encoding 50S ribosomal protein L1 → MKENIEEAVKKAVSEAPPRGFKESVDLAINLHNIDLTQPGNRVDTEVILPHGRGRPNRIAVFAAGDTALKAKAAGADYVISPEELKLLGENRKNARKLADEYDFFIAETQFMPVIGKTLGPILGKRGKMPTPLPPNADVAQMISRLKNIVRIRSRDRPTFHIAVGRRDMDARQLAENIESVITKLEQTLKDGRRNLKSVYVKTTMGPAVRVI
- a CDS encoding 50S ribosomal protein L11, which translates into the protein MLANVVEALVSGGKATAGPPLGPALGPLGVNVAAVVAKINELTKDLNGMQVPVKIIVKSRTEFEIEVGTPPTSALLLKEAGVEKGSGDKKNFVGDISMDQVIKVAEIKRKNLLSSNLKSAVSEIVGTCGTLGIKIDGLTSKEVQKALASGSYDHLFEAKS
- a CDS encoding transcription elongation factor Spt5 → MSETSIYVVKTTANQERAVANLVAQVARKEKLDIRAILVPDVLKGYVLVEASAPEIVEQAIQGVPHARSVIKGASSFAEIEHFLTPKPAVVGISEGAIVELISGPFKGEMARVKRVDIAKEEITVELFEAMVPIPITVRGDHVRVLSKEETQR
- a CDS encoding acetoin utilization protein AcuC; translation: MFMGYSFGPEHPLQPARIMLTYRMIEEYGFFLGYDTEVQMPYYASEDDLLMVHDPGYIQAVKEERPDPALGLDEPDTPVFPGIYDASALIAGASIEAAKRVASEPCVAFNLAGGLHHAFPARAAGFCVFNDCALGIRTLRKRFDRVLYIDIDAHHGDGVQYIFYEDPSVLTISIHESGKYLFPGTGFVDEIGSGDGYGYSANIPMPLNADDECYRYAFESVIPALFRWFKPDAVVAQLGVDTHYADPLASLDLTLEGYGYLVRRIKELTDEYAAGRMLALGGGGYNLEVVPLAWTLAFQTLRGEKMPEELPKWWVDAIMKMIGRPPISLPDRPKKKSDVPRELIETVANLKRRLTIIHGDIF
- a CDS encoding tRNA (guanine(10)-N(2))-dimethyltransferase → MVVEGSVRVNTDGVFYNPRMKTNRDICVAMASELGVNEYLDAFSASGIRGIRVRKEAGVERVVMNDISPSACRRIRENLALNDISDCEVTCESASALMSRRRFEAIDLDPFGSPAQFLAPAASSARSYLFITATDTAPLCGAHLKSGVRKYLAVPLNTEYHREMGVRILMGAVIREMARVDRRGIPLLSYATEHYVRVHMRIKKGAREADEALESMGYVEHCFGCGGWSLRMGMGCRSSGTCSFCGGRTCTAGPLWLGPLHDKDLLRASLKRLDPESRAHRLVLLCSEEIDVPFYYDHHKICRRLRITPSKVEKVISDLLEHGYRASRTHFNGVGIKTDAPMGDLISLLA
- the npdG gene encoding NADPH-dependent F420 reductase; protein product: MRVALVGGTGDIGNGFAVRWAPHYDVIIGSRKAERAQESAAELSRYMRSLGIDAMMHGTDNANAIMDAEVVVLCVPPESLGMVTFDLKDCYSNQIVISPVVPMARTNHFEYRPPPEGCAAFFVKRALPESVRIVSAFHTIPARSLMDVEKILRFDVPICGDDKAAKDVVAEMCRKIRDLRPLDAGPLSVSHQVEGLTPLLLNIARLNKMRRVGIQFVQEE
- the arsM gene encoding arsenite methyltransferase: MFDMLGEREIKKAVRDGYSRIAMQATCCSGSCCGTGSAAEISRRIGYTDEEMLSAPPESNLGLGCGNPVAIASLKRGEYVLDMGSGAGFDCFLAARAVGPEGMVIGVDMTSEMVDRARENARKGGYRNVDFRQGELENLPVADNYVDVIMSNCVINLVPDKRRVFREAFRVLKPGGRLIISDIVLKREIPEAVRRSKEAYVGCLAGAVTVEEYIDAMRSAGFEEISILGESPFPVECLPANITKVDLSESVCSMRISARKPA
- the hisF gene encoding imidazole glycerol phosphate synthase subunit HisF codes for the protein MRDYAKIVPCLDVKVVDGVPSVVKGVKFVDLKHQGDPVAFARRYQEQGADELVFLDITASHEGRKTMVDVARRVADAVDIPFTVGGGISSIQGIKEILDAGADRVGINTAAVRNPDLVRSAAQAFGSERITVAVDARRNAEIIPGVNVYELEDGSRAWFEVVIYGGREPTGIDAIEWCRRVERLGAGEILPTSMDRDGTNIGYDLPLTKAICDAVDVPVTASGGASTPQHILEAFTVGGADKALAAGMFHRGEYTVGQVKDYLRANGLRVV
- a CDS encoding TRAM domain-containing protein; protein product: MFRSEEGFSRGSAPSAPVAVGSEYNVKIEDIAREGDGIARVEGFVIFVPETQVGDQVRIQIDRVMRRFAIGHKV
- the coaBC gene encoding bifunctional phosphopantothenoylcysteine decarboxylase/phosphopantothenate--cysteine ligase CoaBC, translated to MELSISGTVSDTLAGRTVALGVTGSIAAVRVVDLVRDLIRRGADVHCVMSEAAQRILHPYALEYASGNPVITEITGRVEHVELCGVEGRADMLLIAPATANTIGKIACGIDDTPVTTFATTAIGSGKPVAVVPAMHEAMYRHHAVVENLNRLRSMGVVCIDPRIEESKAKIAENSRIVAEVERILGPRDLRSRRILVTSGATAESIDPIRIITNRASGRTGVEIAREAYRRGADVTIIHRARLGLPFKEIYVESAQDTLDAVMKELSGGYDALIGAAAVGDFTVDTEQRKIKSKEELVLRLKPAPKILRSVRSMYPDLTIIGFKAETFVSDEDLLRSARESMDASRLDLVIANDVGAGGMGTDDNRVLILRYDGSHAEVSGKKTIIARRVIDELVRILNGKDKGC